ACGAACTGCGTCCGCGCCGCAAGCACGGCGTTATGCCGCACTAACGGAAGCGGGGGAAGAGCATGTCAGAGACGACTGCTGCCGCAACAAGTCTATCCCAGACATTCGACGGCGTGAGCGGAGCCTTTTCCATCTCCCTCATCGCCTTCACCGTTGTCTTTATGGTGCTGATCGGCCTGAGTCTGGTGATTCGGGGAAACCGTGTCCTTGCCGAGAGCATCGAGATCCAGAAGAAAGCCCGCCAGGAGATGGCCGCGAAGAAAAAGGAAGAAGAGAAACAGGCCAGGGCGGAGGCAAAGAAAAAGGAAGCCGAGGAGCAGAAGACCCAACAGACCGCCCAGGCGGGAGACCGGAACGATGAGGTCGTCGCGGCGATCACCGCTGCCGTTGCGGCTGTCTCGGGACCGGGCGCGCGGGTCAAAGGCATCAAACCTGTCTCCATCAGCCGGGGATGGAAATCCATGGCCCGGACGCAGAACCTTCAGGGCTTCGACGGGTAGTACCTCAGGGAGAACCGGACGAGCGTGAAGCCGCCGCAGCCCTATGTGCCGCTTCACCGACAGGAGTTCATCAAACACGCCAGGGAGGAGAGAATTTTATGATCCGCAAT
This window of the Synergistales bacterium genome carries:
- a CDS encoding OadG family protein, with translation MSETTAAATSLSQTFDGVSGAFSISLIAFTVVFMVLIGLSLVIRGNRVLAESIEIQKKARQEMAAKKKEEEKQARAEAKKKEAEEQKTQQTAQAGDRNDEVVAAITAAVAAVSGPGARVKGIKPVSISRGWKSMARTQNLQGFDG